The proteins below are encoded in one region of Hordeum vulgare subsp. vulgare chromosome 3H, MorexV3_pseudomolecules_assembly, whole genome shotgun sequence:
- the LOC123444552 gene encoding purple acid phosphatase 2: MRLADRIGAAALAVACAVLLLGVACRAGQTSDYRRLLGQAIDMPLDADVFRAPPGHNAPQQVHITQGNQEGTAMIISWVTTVEPGSSTVLYGTSEDNLNCSAQGKHLQYTFYKYTSGYIHHCTIKKLEFDTKYYYAVGTEETLRKFWFRTPPKSGPDVPYTFGLIGDLGQSFDSNVTLAHYESNSKAQAVLFVGDLTYADNYPYHDNTRWDTWARFVERNLAYQPWIWTAGNHEIDFAPELGETKPFKPYSSRYHTPYKASGSTAPYWYSIKRASAYIIVLASYSAYGKYTPQYKWLESEFPKVNRSETPWLIVLMHAPWYNSYNYHYMEGESMRVMYEPWFVKYKVDLVFAGHVHAYERTHRISNVAYNIINGLCSPIPDQSAPVYITIGDGGNQEGLATNMSEPQPSYSAFREASFGHAILDIKNRTHAYYAWHRNQDGAAVAADALWFTNRYWMPTDDSVHDA; encoded by the exons ATGAGGCTGGCGGACCGGATCGGCGCGGCGGCCCTGGCCGTCGCCTGCGCCGTCCTGCTGCTGGGCGTCGCCTGCCGGGCCGGCCAGACCAGCGACTACCGGCGGCTGCTCGGCCAGGCCATCGACATGCCGCTCGACGCCGACGTCTTCCGCGCTCCGCCCGGCCACAATGCGCCGCAGCAG GTTCATATCACACAAGGCAACCAAGAAGGTACAGCCATGATTATCTCATGGGTGACAACAGTCGAACCTGGATCAAGCACAGTGCTTTACGGGACTTCAGAAGATAATCTCAACTGTTCTGCACAGGGAAAGCATTTGCAGTATACGTTCTACAAATATACTTCGGGATACATTCATCATTGTACAATCAAGAAGCTGGAG TTTGACACAAAGTATTACTATGCTGTTGGAACTGAAGAGACGCTGAGGAAGTTTTGGTTCAGGACCCCTCCAAAAAGTGGCCCAGATGTTCCATATACATTTGGTCTGATAG GTGATCTCGGCCAGAGTTTTGACTCGAATGTCACGCTCGCTCATTACGAGTCCAATTCAAAAGCCCAGGCAGTGCTTTTCGTCGGGGACCTGACATATGCAGATAATTACCCATATCATGATAATACAAGGTGGGATACGTGGGCAAGATTTGTAGAGCGGAATCTTGCATACCAGCCTTGGATCTGGACAGCTGGAAACCATGAGATAGATTTTGCTCCTGAACTT GGCGAAACGAAGCCATTCAAGCCATACAGCAGCAGGTATCACACACCATATAAGGCTTCCGGTAGCACAGCACCTTACTGGTATTCCATCAAAAGAGCCTCAGCCTATATCATTGTCCTAGCATCATACTCTGCATACG GAAAATACACCCCTCAGTACAAGTGGCTTGAATCCGAGTTCCCCAAGGTGAACAGGAGCGAGACGCCATGGCTGATCGTTCTGATGCACGCCCCGTGGTACAACAGCTACAACTACCATTACATGGAAGGTGAAAGCATGAGAGTGATGTACGAGCCGTGGTTTGTGAAGTACAAAGTCGATCTCGTGTTTGCAGGGCATGTCCACGCTTACGAACGGACA CATAGGATTTCAAACGTTGCATACAACATCATAAATGGGCTGTGCTCTCCGATCCCGGACCAGTCGGCGCCGGTCTACATAACCATCGGCGACGGGGGGAACCAAGAAGGGCTGGCCACCAA CATGTCGGAGCCGCAGCCGAGCTACTCGGCCTTCAGGGAGGCGAGCTTCGGGCACGCCATCCTCGACATCAAGAACCGGACGCACGCCTACTACGCCTGGCACCGCAACCAGGACGGCGCCGCCGTGGCGGCCGACGCCCTCTGGTTCACCAACAGGTACTGGATGCCCACGGACGACTCCGTCCACGATGCCTGA